Within the Amaranthus tricolor cultivar Red isolate AtriRed21 chromosome 15, ASM2621246v1, whole genome shotgun sequence genome, the region GTGccgatttttataaaatttaaaatttatgaaacTAGCTACCCATGCacgattttaacaaaatttaaaatttatgaaaatatatgcTCAAATGTAATCCATGATTATTTACGACTTGTAAATTGAATTTATAAAGTTTGATGACCATGTGTTAAGAGTATCCTTTAAAATATTGGATAAATCAAGTTGTAATTtgaaaactttaaataaatCATAGCATTATTAATCACTGCCATTATTATTGCGTTCATGTAAGTAAAGATTTCACAATTTGAAACATTTTGTAACGGAAAATAGAATCACAAATATTTTCAAGTATTTTCGAATATTCTCAAATCTTTTTAATGATTCTCAAATCTAAAAACTTTCCTAATCAGGAAGAGAAACGAggatttatcaaatattacGTTCAATTAAATATTTGGAAATATTCTTAAATGTTATAATTATAATGTTGGATTTTTGGGAATATGGGTTTTTTTATTTACGGTGATTGAGACAAAGCTATAATACCTCAAATCATCAAACCCACAAATCACAAGACCTCTCAAATTGTTGGTAATTGAATATAGAATAAGTCTATAAGTTGAAGAATAAACTGAAAAATAAGCAGgaaagaaattcacaaaaagtATGGAACAACCAATTACTTTTGCTAATATGAATAGCATATATTGTATTGGAGCATCTTCCATGCTGGCACTAGCTCATCACTACCCAAATAAGCAATTTTATGTAGTCGACACAGTAGATCAAGTTGCTCCATGGAATCAACCTGTACCACCCTTTTGGGAACCTCAACTACCCGATTTGCTTCTTGCTCACCGAAATGTAAAACTGCACTTTCATAACAATATTCAACAATTCATACGACAATGTCCCTTAATCTTTATAGCAATTGAAATGAGAACTAAGAAAAAAGGGAGAATCGAGCTTAATAAGTGGATGGAAGCAGTGCGTCTTATTAGAGATAATGCAGCTGTTTCAAAATACATCATCGACAAATCGGACGTTCCTTTTGACGTTAGAAACACTATTATGGATGTGATACAACCAACTCAGGTGGTACATAGTAACTACACAAATCCTGAGTTTTTTAGTCATGGGTCCGCGTTTGATACTTTATTGAATCCGAGAAGAGTTGTATTTGGACATAGAACACCGTACGCCAATTTAACATTGTTGCACCATATTTACAATTTTGTTCCTAAGAACAATAGGTTGGTAATCAATGATGCAAGGAGTGTGGATTTCACAAAAATATACTGCAATGCATTATTGGGTTTCATGGGGACTTTGGCGAATATTGGTTCCACTTTTGCCGATGATTTGAATATTGATATTAATCAAGTTTTTCGGATTGTCGATAGTGAAGACAGATTGGGACATGGTTTTTTGGAACCAAATGTAGCAGTTGGTGGTCCTGCTCTTCAGAGGGATATAGCTTACATGGCATATATGGCCGAAGAAGGTGGCCACAAGGAAATCGCAGCATTATTCAAGGGGTTCATTGAGgtaaataagaaaagaaaagagaagttcgaaaaaaaaatgcttaaatgtATGCATTCTCTCAGAGGCAAAACAATTGTTATTCTTGGGTTAGCCTACAAAGAAGGAACTGAAGATATGTCGGATTCTCCATCGATTTACATATGCGAGCAGCTAATGAGAAATAAGGATGTCACTCTTCGTGTTCATGATTCTATTGTATATGATGAGATTATAAAGTGATGTTTAAAAGCAAATGGAGCACGAGAACAAAATTTGCATATATTGCCGTTGCGTGATCAACTTTTTGTAGATGCAGATGCTATATGCATTATGACACGAGCTCAGGAGTACCTCACCAATATTTGTTCTAATCAATGTTTCACCTTTTTACAAAATTGCTAAACTCTGAATATAgccaaaaaaaacattaaatactACCATattactttctttttttcttttgtatcgTCTTCattagaataataaaaatatttcatatatattattttatttttcatataatattgtatatattttttgtgtaaTATTTAGGGGAAGTATTATGTTGTTCCATAGGTCCAAGTTGTGATGGCCACGGAGctggttacccggaaccgaaccggttcCGAACCCCTTGAAACCGTCCCGGAACCGGAACTGTTTGCGACAAgttccgaaccgcggaaccgtgaaacctcCGGAAAAAAAACTGCTTGAActggacctaagaaccgcgggtcgGAACCGGAACTGGAACCGGTCCTGGTGAACCGGCCCacaggttccatggaaccggaatcgGTCCGGGTGAACCAGCCCACAGGTTCTTTGGAACCGTTCGAAAAAGAGtcgttaactagccgttgtgatttttactataaatatatatcactttcaataattttcatttacaactcatctcttctcctactctcacTACTTACTCTatctacttaattacgcaattattctcttaattacataattagtcttttaattatttcttaatttagttaattacataattagtctattaattatttttttatttcttaattctattattatttcaatattatcatgtcttcttttttaaaaaaagtctctaaaaaagttactaaagtggcaaaattattgggaggttctagctccaaatgAATgcccacttcaactccgtccatatcaacaacacctcccattagtaattataattatgaactaaattatccagaagggtacgaccaagaattacacgattatgcagaagaagtggaaagagaaatacaaattgatgaagaagaagaacaagaagaggaaccaacgacccctattgggatacatagttctcgacagtcatcaacaatatcacatgaaaaacaactactacaacaacaataaagacaagctcgtggtaaacgagtcaatttccaaactatcaattagttttataattttattcttcaaattgattaaatttaaaattattatttatttatatattgtggtattcgagtatgtctttatattttaatttagatgaaaatgaaccagtaagacaaatttgtgaaagtcaaggagtaaatcccttagtttcatacaatttcaccagaggtaaatactttttaagttttttatacatacacgatattcatattttataaatcaagaatgtattaaaaattcatttattgcattttgtgaatacgtgttaggtggtggtacgggatcttttaaaaaacatttggcaaagaagcatggaattacaaaagaaactcatgcagcaagcggcagcgggaccacaagtggaagcctaTAGTGGGACATttccagcacaggtatgccttttaaatataatcgtaatgatatgattgatgaattttctaaatatgtaatttgtgatgaattgccatttaaccatggtgaaagtagggcatacgagcattacactagaaaaatactttgcaaccacaacatagagcaatccctaggaacactcttaaacgacatgcaggtgaaaacataaaatacagactagtagagatatgtaaagaatggaacttattagataagatattttgttgttctaccaatcattagatcgcccgcctagtgatgtacataattatgttgaaacttgtaaaaaacttgtagcagaactttatgattactatgctagtctacataacccaaaacgcgatacgtctaggcgtgctagcgtcttagcacgtccctcttattataattccgtaatagctaatataatgagccaagatgatagttttgtaggatcatcttcttcttcaccctccactgcatatttagaattagataattatcttaaacatcactttgaaattgaccaaggtagctataatattttagagtggtggaaagaaaaatctataaattttccatattatcgagaatcgcaaaggatatccttgcaatttctgcttctacgattgcgtcggagtctgcttttagtgcatgtagaagagttttagacgaaaagagatctcgtcttgcttcACATAGTAtttaaatatgtgtttgcaagaaagattgggatcaagcgaagattcgaacacaaggactaaggaatgatgatgatcaaggcgatgatgatgatccatggatgatgatggatacatctgcatcatcgtcaggaggagagtcagcggaagcatctaaccaaccagatgatgatgacgaagacgaatagaatccatcggacaacgataaatcaacattcaacaactacaaataaaatgtatgacaaagaactaggtgggctttgattccttcaagATACATAGGCAGCtcagtattcctttgggtactaggttcaagtccattttctccctctttttttattaatcgcctttatcgacattatcgttgatttttcttattaatttatttttttcattctttttagtaaatattttaataatgattacaACTTGACAAgtaatgaatttcgctaataatcaagtaatcatcaaaggtacgtccgcaatattatagtatttttatattatataaatatttaaaggaaaaataaaaatggaatcgatggtccgacccgcccgtcccgcgagttggaaccgcctcatgaaccgctaaGGAACCATTTGGAATCGTCAGGAACCGGAACCAGatggaaccggcccaacccggaccgtggccatgcctaggtcCAAGTGATTGTATATATTTCCCTATTCCTTATGAAATACATGCTAATCATGCTTATTGGTACTATTAAttgtttaagcttattttatatattgtggttattatgtaagaaaaattatagttaaatgagattttatttgaatcaaaTCATTAGCTTTATAATTGTTATATGtaaataattcaacatataaataattaaaatatggcATTATATAGGGTAAAAGGTCAAATATACTAAGTATAATGGAATGAAGGAAGTACTTGGCAAAAATATTGATCAATAATTCAGTCCATAATCACTACTGTCTCTGCCGCAAAGAGATTGTTTTGCTTTCAATTTAGTTCTCTCTTTAACTTTACAGCATTTTAATTTAGATAgtctttttattactttttttattctcAAGTATCAGGATATTTTCTCTCCTTTTTTCTGTTGATTGTGGGTGGTGCAATTTCTTAGCGATGGAGGGAATATTTACCacacaaattaaagataatatttGTAGAAGTTGATTATGAAAAAAAGACAAACCTAatgaaggaagaagatgaagttgGAAGACAAGATGATGTGGCCACGACACAATTTGTAAAATTTGagtatttctcttttttctcaCTATGGATGTTATATTGTTCTTTATGAAGAAGAAAGAACCCACTTGGAATAACAAGTTTAAGGGAAAGCAAAATTTATATGTGACTTTTTTTCTAAGGTGTTGGTTTGGGTTTATATAGGCATCCAACCAAAGAGATTGATTGATGATGCCTTAGCAATGGAATCTCAATGACTCTTTTGTCCcattaaaattacaatattatatatatatatatatatatatatatatatatatatatatatatatatatatatatatatatatatatatatatatatatatgtatgagcttttaaaaagtaaatgttGTAATTTTAGTGGAACAGAAGAAatattgattgttatttttcCCTAATAACTTGTCCTTAATTTCATCGTACTAGCCTACACACTTAAAGactatttgtgtttttttctctttaaaatCAATGTGGCTTTTTAATTCAAATGTTATAATATGGTTATAACATTGGagtaaattttttgaaatttcttgTCATGTAAATACTTCGGTCCCCTCAAAGCATCAATCACCGAAAAGAATTATTgggataaatattaaaaattatgaaaacaataaaataaattgtgtggatgaaattaaaattaagaaattacgtggatcataattaaagaaaatagtGAATTTATTATCCAAAGTAGAAatattttaaagtaaaaaatagACATACCAAAAAAGAATTTGGTGCCAAAGTTATGGAGAAAGAGAATAAGTCTAAGGAGTATACTTTTTAGTAGCTAAAAGGAATAAGAAGAATTAATCTTTCTTTGTAAGTGgtgaaaaataaattcttatCATTTGGGTGAAACGGAAATTAAAGGCAAAATCATCAACCACGAGATCAACTTGTggatttcaaaataattatacaaaatatttaaaattagtaGATTAGATAACCAGTTAAGTttaatatgtaaataaaaaattagaataaaaaaatatgtaaataaaaattaaagagaaaatatagAGTAGTATAGAGGttataatcaaaattaaaacatGACAAATGTCATACAACAaactaaaatcaaataaattgcAAATTGAATATGAGGGAAAGagtaatatgaaaaaaatatagacATAATATAGACTAATTAAATTTAGTCATACTAGCAACGCACCTTGAGCAGTCTAAAAAATATGCATCGGAAATCATCATATGGACAAGAGTACCTTTTTTTTTCACCGTAAGACGCACtattttgaaattcattgtacgaatttttttaattagctAACAATTTGGACTAACACAAATCTTATCAAAtagtttttctatttaaatgttattaaatttttattatttaataagtaattacaatttaatgggctaatatataatactataataaGATGATAAAGTAATTTTGGAAATATTTAGTTAATTTACTATAAAAGTCTCAATTATTTACCATTATTCTTCCTACTTGGTACCAGAAGGGGAATACTATTTTAGGGTTGAATTGGCAATTGGTAATTGTTGGTTCATGATGGATTAAGTTGAGTTGTTTGATCATTAGGTACTTGCtagcattttttatttttatagagctaataaattaaatatcatttaTCCCAATACAATTTTTAACTATTTaaccaataaataaattaaaagtttaaaatcaaaatataaaatcgATCAAAAAGTTTTTGTAAAACATACTCATTATATATCCTTTTAAATATTGCCCAATAATTACATTTTATTCACTGTTTAGTTTGTTTTTCATCACAAAACAAGTATTCCAAGTTTATATTGACATCAGATTACTATAATCACTCCTCATCTCCTTTTAAAAGATGAACTTCTATTTATGATCCACAATTGAGTCCGAAACAACACATGAACCCTTAAATATCATTTGCTTCATTtgaatattaatttgtagttagtgaataaaataattaataagtaaATTAGacgaaaatgataaaaatcgttgacaaaagaaaaataagggtaaagtaagtaaaataatccaaaataaaatttgatttctAATTAAAAAAACGTAGAATCATTAGGATGTAACAATTTATTAGAGTTACGTCAATGTTGAGCAAATAATGTAGCATGTGAAGGAAAATTATTCTACCCAAAATCAAATAGTATATGTTTCCAAAGGTAACAATTTATTGTGAACCACTGGTATTGTTTTATTCATTGATTTGGGTCagtttataataaataatattttttccttttttgagTTTGCTagaacttttattattattaattcaactaaatttgttgtattttttaacgcaaattattacttttaaattttttaatgtcatttacataattttaatttatttattttatatcagCAAAACTATCTCTTAATATTCATGTCAGCTTCTAGATAGCAAATTCAAAAACACaatgaatatttgattttgagaaaaattttaattgaacCAAACCTTTGTAATGATCTCCAATTCAAAAAAAAGTTTAGTTCTTTGATctatcttttattatttttttaagtttcatTATCTTTAATTAGTGATCATTTTGGTTAATTAAAGATTTATCTCTATAAGTTTCACATTGTGGTAGTGGCAATTCAATTTTGtcaatatctttaatttttgaaaatttataaataataaatgaaacaagaaaTGAATGTAACACCCCaagattttaataatgaaattatttaatattttaataacttttaaagattttacaattatattaaattatttttgaattagtttaataaatttcttgcatacatgaatgtaaatgttaatttatatatatatattagaaatatagttacgatttcttaaataaagaagtTCGAGTCAAAACgactattttatttaaatgtcTGAGCACacaaaggtgagtctcttagttgagtctcgcaagaaaataaaccgcgataaaataaataaataaataaacataaacataataataataataataataataataataataataaaaataatgatatagCAACGagtataaaaacccataaaaccctaaaaacaaaaGCTGAGCCGTCATttcccttctccttcttctcccTTCTCTCGCTGCTCCTTCTTCCTCTCTGCTGTGCGCTGCTTCTTCTTCCTTGACCAGAAGCAGCGGCCGTCCCCTCTTGCAACCGGTGCAGCCGCCTCGTCTCCCTCGCAAGCAGCAGCAGCAAGGGCTGCGTTTCTTCTCGCAAATAGCAGCCCCAGCAGCAGCCCTAATGCCGCCAGCCACGCCTCCGCCGTAGCCGCCAGCAGCCGCCAATAGGCTGCGTTCTTCCCCACCAACAACAGCTGAGCCTTAAACAACCGTGTAGCATTTTGTGCCGCCAGCAACTGGCTGCTGGGCAGCCGATTTTGGCTCTGCGCCACCACCTCCGCAACCTCCTCTCACTTCTCCATCCTCTTGCTAGTTTTATTTTGTGAGCCATCTCCTTACTCTTATTTGATTTCATCTTTGttccaattaaaatttataaagtttatgagaaaaatgttgaactttgtatgattgttattgaatcttgtaatgagtgagaattggattgatgatttgaatgtacttatggattaggtttttgaaatgtgactgaaaagtgttgaacttgtgttattttcattgaatcttttgtgggtaagagtgtttgatgaattaaacatgttcaTGACTTGAAggttgatttgaaattatgggttgtgtgttgattttgtattagtttcttgaGTCTTAATATGGGTAGTAAATTAAAGTGTTatttttgaacatgaaatgactaggATTTGGATTTAGAGgtgaaattactaataatgtggatttatgctatattttggtggtgtaatgaatgatttaataaccttaaaagttgttttgagacttagtcgattggttattgttatgataaccagtaatggtgatgattgtaGCTGACTATGATAGTGATTGTGGTGGTTGTAAAATGATTAGTAGAATTTGTTAGTTGTCGTGTGGTTATTGTTTGTTTAGTAACATGGTGTCATTGTTGTTAATAGTGATTGACATTGTTGATTCTGTGTATCGTTGTCGTAAGTTGCGTAAACttagttttatgatttatcTAAATAACTtgtttctttttcattgttaccaccttaaacttgaataatgtaggAATATAAAGTAATACTATCATGAgtgttttcattattatttggtGTAATACATTGCATTATAGAGCTTAAGTCTACTAATTTCTAAAAGTTATGCTAGTGCaaaaagtatataattagaAGCTTTCTTATTAGATCATACTTTGATATAGAGTTGAGTATAAATTTTGTGttgtggttagatttgtaatatgatattttagttcATAAGCTAGTTTAGGATTAAAGTCATTGTGTGTGGCTAAAGTATTTGTTAGCACAAGTTGAAACTCGTTTGTATGGCAGTAGAGTCATTTCTTTTAAAGTAAGTAGCTTTTAAATAAGACCAAAAAGGCTTATTTAGTTTTCTATCTCAAACTCGTATAGGTACTCAGTATATAAGAGGGTCGTAAAACCTCACCTTGGCTAATTATTGTGGCTTTTGGTCGTATTGTAGCAGTttcaggtacgtacacgcagtaactaacccttatgtgcaatttgctttaagacattattgtttattgtgataatatacattgcattgaaactatgagatactatttAGTACATTTtacatgaagagctatcgactatgaaatccttgcacttagaatagtttagagaatgagagttaaTAGAGGGCGAGAACTatcccttatttatttaagaattagattatgcctaattggagttagaatgactcctttataggtaaatttcatattctattgagtggctcagtgggttttggcgcgctgctatcccagggcgctcattaatagttgagagtggaagttattcccatctgataaggtactatattatgattagctggcgtgacttaactggattatgtccggttgttttattaCTGTATTTATTAAACTGAATTAGGTAAATTTGATCTTGATAAAtatctctaccattaaaaagcttgaaaaaatttacttttagcATAGACACGGTTTATTCTTATTTCCCACAAAAAGTTTTTCaatttctcaaaataaatttactttCTCTGAGTATTCCATTTCCcataaaaaaatcttttaaatttcccaaaatataatttactttcCTTGTTTTCTACATTGAGTTGAATTCACGTTCTAAATTGCCCATCATCTTCTCTAAAATTATATTTCCCCTAAAATTACAAAGGATTGAAAACTCAAGAAATAGCCATCAAAGGTGAATAAGTGAAGGTATGTTCATCTCTTCtctataactttatttattttactttttttttcttgtttgtaaaaatttaaaatttctagATGGGAAATTGATGGAGATTGGGCTTTAACTTTGTAAAATTTCTGaaatgtttgtttgtttgtaaaATGTAAAATTTCTGAATTGTTTGTAATTTGGAAATTTCTAACTTTTAAATGTGAGTTCAAGAAATTGTTTgtaaaatttcttaattttaagaGGAGTTGTGGGTGAACAGCAGAGTAGGAACTTACGGGGCTGGGTGGGAATTGTCAATTGGAATTGTCTGGGTGGGTATTGTCAATTTGGGGCTGGGTGAGAATTGTCAATTGGGAATTGCCCCTTCATCATTTCTCTGCTCTCTTTTTTATTGTGTCTCTGTCTTCTCACTCgccattttcatttcttctttgAACCATTGCCCCCTGTTAATCCCTTAACTTCAGTTCATTTTTATTGAACTAAAATAAAGATCGGCTTTTTCTCTACATTTTGAGGTAAGTTTCATAATTTTTGGCCTTCATCTCCAAAATCAACCCCCTGTTCTTCAACCGCCATTAATGTTTCTTCAaagctttgttttaatttgatttctGAGTGTGGAAAACAAGAGATCTACTAGTTGTTCATCAATTTCTAGTTATCTTTATGATGGCCTTTGTAATTATGGGGATTTATGTCCGTGTTTCTTACATGGCCGGCCACATTCATATTCAAATGAGATTTTAAGGTGGTCTAAGAAAGAACTTGAGGCCTATCAAAAGTCCATGAAGAgacgttattgatcattgtaaggcatttatgtttatgttttttaatttcgTAGTTGAAAACAATTGGAGATTTGGGCTTTAGGATGTCATTTAATCTTTGGGTGAATTCTGGAAACTGTTTGCCATTGGACGAATTTgagtttttctgattttttggcttgttcttgttTGATGTTCATAGTTGTTTCTGTTTTGATGATGAAGCCCCAATGATTTTTTGATGCTTGGTTCTGTTTTGATAATGTGGTTCTGTTTTGATGTTCATAGCTGAGATCATTCTTATTTTTTGATGGTTTGGTTCTGTTTTGATGTTGAAGCCCCAATGCTGATTTGTTTTCATGAGTTCCTATAAATTTTGTATTCTGAAAAAATGACTTTAGCTTTTGTTAAACGTCTAAAGTCACTGTGTTATATGCATGCTCGGTGGCATTCATTCGTTTTTGATGATTGTTTATGGTCTGAGAGGATTAACAacctataaatttttaattagacAATGCTACAAGCTAGCTAGCACCTAATTTAAGGGTTCATGTGTTGTTTCGGACTCAATTGTGGATCATAAATAGAAGTTCATCTTTTAAAAGGAGATGAGGAGTGATTATAGTAATCTGAGGCAAAAGTCCACTAATTGATGCCAATATAAACTTGGATCAGGTCCGTGTCGTAAATTTTGGGCTCCTATACCAAAATTATATTATAGACTCTtacaatttaaaagaaaaaattaaaatatttgtccTCTGTTAATAATAACGAACAAATACTTGTCCTCAACTTTAGCTTGTACTACTCAAACAACTATCTACTGACGTCCACTGCTATAAACATCATGGAAGCCCATATGTTTCAAATGTACGAGATTAAAAGCATCATTCCCcgtaaaatcaaagaaatatgtAGGATTTCTCATTAATTGCACGATATGTTGATACGGTAAATTTATGGGGAGGTACTCCTGAGCTCGTGTCATAATGCATATAGCATCTGCATCTACAAAAAGTTGATCACGCAACGGCAATATGTGCAAATTTTGTTCTCGTGCTCCATTTGCTTTTAAACATCTCTTTATAATCTCATCAGATACGATAGGATCATGAACACGAAGAGTGACATCCTCATTTCTCATTAGCTGCTCGCATATGTAAATCGATGGAGAATCCGACACATCTTCAGTTCCTTCTTTGTAGGCAAACCCAAGAATAACAATTGTTTTGCCTGTGAGAGAATGCATacatttaagcatttttttttcgaacttctcttttcttttcttatttacCTCAATGAACCCCTTGAATAATGCTGCAATTTCCTTGTGGCCACCTTCTTCGGCCATATATGCCATGTAAGCTATATCCCTCTGAAGAGCAGGACCACCAACTGCTACATTTGGTTCCAAAAAACCATGTCTCAATCTGTCTTCACTATCGACAATCCGAAAAACTTGATTAAATATCAATCTTCAAATCATCGGCAAAAGTGGAACCAATATTCGCCAAAGTTCCCATGCAACCCAATAATGCATTGCAGTATATTTTTGCGTAATCCACACTCCTTGCATTATTGATTACCAACCTATTGTTCTCAGGAACAAAATTGTAAATATGGTGCAACAATGTTAAATTGGCGTACGGTGTTCTATGTTCAAATACAACTCTTCTCGGATTCAATAAAGTATCAAACGCGGACCCATGACTAAAAAACTCAGGATTTGTGTAGAATCTATGTACCACCTGAGTTGGTTGTATCACATCCATAATAGTGTTTCTAACGTCAAAAGATACGTCTGATTTGTCGATGATGTATTTTGAAACAGCTGCATTATCTCTAATAAGACGCACTACTTCCATCCACTTATCAATCTCGATTCTCCTTTTTTTCTTAGTTCTCATTTCAATTGCTATAAAGATTAAGGGACATTGTCGTATGAATGGTTGAATATTGTTATGAAAGTGCAGATTTATATTTCGGTAAGCAAGAAGCAAATCGGGTAGTTGAGGTTCCCAAAAGGGTGGTACAGGTTGATTCCATGAAGCAACTTGATCTACTGTGTCGACTACATAAAATTGCTTATTTGGGTAGTGATGAGCTAGTTGTCACGCGTCGACTCTTTTCCTAGTCTTACGTGTGCCACTTGCTTACACTCCCGTCGTAAGACAAGTCAGCCAAACCCCAAAGGTGTATTGCTAAATGATGTAGTTGGTGTGTTTGTGTGGATTTGGCTAAGACTTTGAGAAGATGTGAAGTAAGTAGGAACACAAGAGTTGGGAAATATAAGTGAGGTTTAT harbors:
- the LOC130801739 gene encoding UDP-glucose 6-dehydrogenase 2-like, producing the protein MEQPITFANMNSIYCIGASSMLALAHHYPNKQFYVVDTVDQVAPWNQPVPPFWEPQLPDLLLAHRNVKLHFHNNIQQFIRQCPLIFIAIEMRTKKKGRIELNKWMEAVRLIRDNAAVSKYIIDKSDVPFDVRNTIMDVIQPTQVVHSNYTNPEFFSHGSAFDTLLNPRRVVFGHRTPYANLTLLHHIYNFVPKNNRLVINDARSVDFTKIYCNALLGFMGTLANIGSTFADDLNIDINQVFRIVDSEDRLGHGFLEPNVAVGGPALQRDIAYMAYMAEEGGHKEIAALFKGFIEVNKKRKEKFEKKMLKCMHSLRGKTIVILGLAYKEGTEDMSDSPSIYICEQLMRNKDVTLRVHDSIVYDEIIK